One region of Roseovarius faecimaris genomic DNA includes:
- a CDS encoding ABC transporter ATP-binding protein: MTIELIQATKTIRGITHIKPTSLTLETGHFNVLLGQTGSGKTSLIKLMAGLDPLASGQILMDGEDVSRLSTQKRNISLVHQFFVNYPHMTVFDNIASPLKVAGMPKSEIQGRVEEAADILQLRPMLNRRPQELSGGQQQRCALARAIAKESRAVFLDEPLANLDYKLREELREQLPELFAGRGAVVVYATSEPEEALLLGGKTALMEDGHVTQFGPTAEIYRQPANLTAARVFSDPPINAAEIVKTGTTARLKSGVSWDMRGAPANLPDGVYTVAIRPHHVTPYATTEADVSMQGTVLVTELSGSESSAHFQMGDVAWVSLAHGVHPYEVGEDHQFYMDVDKAFYFGPDGSLVQ, encoded by the coding sequence ATGACAATCGAGCTCATCCAGGCCACCAAGACGATCCGTGGGATCACCCATATCAAACCCACGTCGCTGACGTTGGAGACAGGCCATTTCAATGTGCTCCTGGGTCAGACCGGCTCGGGCAAGACCTCGCTGATCAAGCTGATGGCCGGACTCGATCCGCTGGCCTCGGGCCAGATCCTCATGGATGGCGAGGACGTGTCGCGCCTGTCGACGCAAAAGCGCAACATTTCCCTCGTGCACCAGTTCTTCGTGAACTACCCGCACATGACCGTGTTCGACAATATCGCCTCGCCGCTCAAGGTGGCGGGCATGCCCAAATCCGAAATTCAGGGCCGCGTCGAGGAGGCCGCCGACATCCTGCAATTGCGCCCCATGCTGAACCGCCGCCCGCAGGAGCTTTCGGGCGGTCAGCAGCAACGCTGCGCTCTCGCCCGCGCCATTGCCAAGGAAAGCCGCGCGGTGTTTCTGGACGAACCTCTGGCCAATCTCGACTACAAGCTGCGCGAAGAGCTGCGCGAGCAATTGCCCGAGCTTTTTGCAGGCCGCGGGGCCGTCGTGGTCTATGCCACTTCCGAGCCCGAGGAGGCGCTTTTGCTGGGCGGCAAGACCGCGCTCATGGAAGACGGCCATGTGACGCAATTCGGCCCCACCGCCGAGATCTACCGCCAGCCCGCCAACCTGACGGCGGCACGCGTGTTTTCCGACCCGCCGATCAATGCCGCCGAAATCGTCAAGACAGGCACGACCGCCCGGCTCAAATCCGGCGTCAGCTGGGACATGCGCGGCGCGCCCGCCAACCTGCCCGACGGGGTCTATACCGTCGCCATCCGCCCGCACCACGTAACGCCATACGCCACGACCGAGGCGGATGTGTCGATGCAGGGCACCGTGCTCGTGACCGAGCTGTCGGGCTCCGAATCCAGCGCGCATTTCCAGATGGGCGATGTGGCCTGGGTGTCGCTGGCCCATGGCGTGCATCCCTATGAGGTGGGCGAAGATCACCAATTCTACATGGATGTCGACAAGGCCTTCTACTTCGGACCCGATGGGAGCCTGGTTCAATAA
- a CDS encoding ABC transporter ATP-binding protein, with protein sequence MAKITLSELRHSYLPNPKGAEDYALKMIDLDWEDGGAYALLGPSGCGKSTLLNIISGLLHPSEGRILFDGRDVTDLPPDQRNIAQVFQFPVIYDTMTVRDNLAFPLRNRGVDEGRVAQRVAEIAAMLEVEEMLDTRAAHLSPDNKQKISMGRGLVRDDVNVVMFDEPLTVIDPHLKWKLRSKLKELHQRVRATMIYVTHDQTEALTFADQVVVMQEGEIVQIGTPVELFERPQHTFVGHFIGSPGMNVLPAVEQGGAVLFEGHKLALEGKLSGQGGDLRVGIRPEYVSLADTGLPATVRKVSDVGRHAVVEAMVGDTPVKAITSGALPPQGEAVHLAFRPDQTRAYRDGWIATEVDT encoded by the coding sequence ATGGCAAAGATCACCCTCTCCGAACTGCGCCACTCCTACCTGCCCAATCCCAAGGGGGCCGAGGATTACGCGCTCAAGATGATCGACCTCGACTGGGAAGATGGCGGCGCCTATGCGCTGCTTGGCCCCTCGGGCTGTGGCAAGTCCACGCTGCTCAACATCATCTCGGGGCTTCTGCACCCGTCCGAGGGCCGGATCCTCTTTGATGGGCGCGACGTGACCGACCTGCCTCCCGATCAGCGCAACATCGCGCAGGTGTTCCAGTTCCCGGTGATCTACGACACCATGACCGTACGCGACAATCTCGCCTTTCCGCTGCGCAATCGCGGCGTGGACGAGGGGCGGGTGGCGCAGCGCGTGGCCGAGATCGCCGCCATGCTTGAGGTCGAGGAGATGCTCGACACCCGTGCAGCACATCTGTCGCCTGACAACAAACAGAAGATTTCCATGGGCCGCGGCCTCGTGCGCGATGACGTCAATGTGGTGATGTTCGATGAGCCGCTGACCGTGATCGACCCACACCTGAAATGGAAACTGCGCTCCAAGCTGAAAGAGCTGCACCAGCGCGTGCGCGCCACAATGATCTATGTGACCCATGACCAGACCGAGGCGCTGACCTTCGCTGATCAGGTGGTGGTGATGCAGGAAGGCGAGATCGTCCAGATCGGCACACCGGTCGAGCTGTTCGAGCGCCCGCAACACACCTTCGTGGGCCATTTCATCGGCTCGCCCGGCATGAACGTGCTGCCCGCCGTGGAGCAGGGCGGCGCGGTCCTGTTCGAAGGCCACAAGCTCGCGCTCGAAGGCAAACTGAGCGGGCAGGGCGGTGATCTGCGCGTGGGCATCCGGCCGGAATATGTCAGCCTTGCCGACACCGGTCTGCCCGCCACGGTGCGCAAGGTGTCGGATGTGGGCCGTCACGCGGTGGTCGAGGCGATGGTGGGCGACACACCCGTCAAGGCCATCACCTCCGGCGCTCTGCCGCCGCAGGGGGAAGCTGTGCATCTTGCCTTCCGACCCGATCAGACCCGTGCCTATCGTGACGGGTGGATTGCCACGGAGGTGGACACATGA
- a CDS encoding ABC transporter substrate-binding protein — protein sequence MRKYLLSAAAAIAVVAGSGPAFADAAAAQKWIDQEFQPSTLSKDEQMAEMEWFIQAAEPFKGMEINVLSEGIPTHGYESEVLTKAFEEITGIKVNHQILGEGEVVQAVQTQMQTQRNLYDGYVNDSDLIGTHSRLQLAYNLTEQMAGDWAATTSPTLDLGDFMGIQFTTGPDGNLYQLPDQQFANLYWFRKDWFDNPDLKARFKEKYGYELGVPVNWSAYEDIAEFFTNDVQEIDGTRIYGHMDYGKRAPDLGWRMTDAWLSMAGAGDVGEPNGVPVDEWGIRMEAGTCNPTGASVSRGGAANGPAAVYAIRKWDEWLRNYAPPGAASYDFYQSLPALSQGNVAQQIFWYTAFTADMVKPQSEGNNTVDADGMPLWRMAPSPHGPYWTEGQKVGYQDVGSWTFLKSTPSDRAQAAWLYAQFVTSKTVDVKKSHVGLTFIRDSTVNHESFTERAPKLGGLVEFYRSPDRVRWSPTGINVPDYPKLAQIWWQQIGDVNSGAFTPQEAMDRLAEEMDITMARMQAADEGANVYGGCGPRLNEERDPDYWLSQPGAPKAKLDNEKPQGETVNYDELVARWAQ from the coding sequence ATGCGCAAGTATCTGCTCTCCGCAGCCGCGGCCATTGCCGTCGTTGCGGGGTCAGGGCCTGCTTTTGCCGATGCGGCAGCAGCCCAAAAATGGATTGATCAGGAGTTTCAGCCATCCACGCTCAGCAAGGATGAGCAGATGGCGGAAATGGAATGGTTCATCCAAGCCGCCGAGCCGTTCAAGGGCATGGAGATCAACGTTCTGTCCGAGGGGATTCCGACCCACGGCTACGAGTCGGAAGTGCTGACCAAGGCGTTCGAGGAAATCACCGGCATCAAGGTCAACCACCAGATCCTCGGCGAGGGCGAAGTGGTCCAGGCGGTGCAGACCCAGATGCAGACCCAGCGCAATCTCTATGATGGCTATGTCAACGACAGTGACCTGATCGGCACCCATTCGCGCCTGCAGCTCGCCTATAACCTGACCGAGCAGATGGCAGGCGATTGGGCCGCGACCACATCGCCCACGCTGGATCTTGGCGACTTCATGGGCATCCAGTTCACCACCGGGCCCGATGGCAACCTCTATCAGCTGCCCGATCAGCAGTTCGCCAACCTCTACTGGTTCCGCAAGGACTGGTTCGACAACCCCGACCTGAAGGCGCGGTTCAAAGAGAAATACGGCTATGAGCTGGGCGTGCCGGTCAACTGGTCTGCCTATGAGGATATCGCCGAGTTCTTCACCAACGACGTGCAGGAAATCGACGGCACGCGCATTTACGGCCACATGGACTATGGCAAACGCGCGCCCGACCTTGGCTGGCGCATGACCGATGCCTGGCTGTCGATGGCCGGGGCCGGCGACGTGGGCGAGCCCAACGGCGTGCCCGTGGACGAATGGGGCATCCGCATGGAAGCAGGCACCTGCAACCCGACCGGGGCCTCGGTGTCTCGTGGCGGGGCGGCCAATGGTCCGGCGGCGGTCTATGCGATCCGCAAATGGGACGAATGGCTGCGCAACTACGCCCCTCCGGGTGCGGCAAGCTATGACTTCTATCAGTCGCTCCCGGCGCTCAGCCAGGGCAACGTCGCGCAACAGATCTTCTGGTACACCGCCTTCACCGCCGACATGGTGAAGCCGCAATCCGAAGGCAACAACACCGTGGATGCCGATGGCATGCCGCTCTGGCGCATGGCGCCCAGCCCGCACGGCCCCTACTGGACCGAAGGCCAGAAGGTGGGCTATCAGGACGTGGGCTCCTGGACCTTCCTGAAATCCACGCCCTCGGATCGCGCCCAGGCCGCCTGGCTCTATGCACAGTTCGTCACCTCCAAGACCGTGGACGTGAAGAAATCCCATGTGGGTCTCACCTTCATCCGCGACAGCACGGTCAACCACGAAAGCTTCACCGAACGCGCGCCCAAGCTGGGCGGTCTGGTGGAGTTCTACCGCTCGCCCGACCGTGTGCGCTGGTCGCCCACCGGCATCAACGTGCCGGACTATCCCAAGCTCGCGCAAATCTGGTGGCAGCAAATCGGTGATGTGAACTCCGGGGCCTTCACCCCGCAAGAGGCAATGGACCGCCTCGCCGAGGAGATGGACATCACCATGGCCCGGATGCAGGCCGCTGACGAAGGCGCCAATGTCTATGGCGGCTGCGGCCCGCGCCTGAACGAAGAGCGTGACCCGGACTACTGGCTGAGCCAGCCCGGTGCGCCCAAGGCCAAGCTCGACAACGAGAAGCCCCAGGGCGAGACCGTCAACTACGACGAACTGGTGGCGCGCTGGGCGCAATAA
- a CDS encoding M56 family metallopeptidase: protein MIPGDALFDAFINANILIILAYALWCGARFLLDRLGMRDAYDTHLRLLNAVFLAIVAAPFVLLAAQWGQAALGGRANLTLSDMVVAYYLNGGFEMSAAELERLVLLRDRMSADVMQAASPWAIAAIAVFVLGFALGLARLVMSVCCLRSIVHESYPWRRFGRVRLRLSDRTLVPFSTRGLRNFYVVLPAHMLGQGDEAKVALAHEFQHIRQGDITWEIVLELLKPLFFLNPAYHAWKRQVEQLRELSCDARVLARGRIGIRAYCETLMSVCQQTLRRDRVFAVAMPKVTLVTAERSGGQGGLEHRIKTLLSASQNRTPKGAFVLVGLPLVALILGAAMAIQSPGDWSQDRLMLSTVVNLERLDKINSLTTFGVPPGE from the coding sequence ATGATACCGGGTGACGCGCTGTTTGATGCTTTCATCAATGCCAATATCCTGATCATTCTGGCCTATGCGCTCTGGTGCGGGGCGCGCTTCCTGCTCGACCGCCTCGGTATGCGCGACGCATATGACACCCATCTGCGCCTGCTCAACGCCGTGTTTCTGGCCATTGTGGCCGCGCCCTTCGTGCTGCTTGCGGCGCAATGGGGGCAGGCGGCGCTTGGCGGGCGGGCCAATCTGACGCTGTCGGATATGGTCGTGGCCTATTACCTCAACGGCGGGTTCGAGATGAGCGCGGCCGAGCTGGAACGGCTCGTGCTGCTGCGCGACCGGATGAGCGCGGATGTGATGCAGGCCGCCAGCCCCTGGGCCATCGCGGCGATCGCGGTGTTTGTGCTGGGCTTCGCGCTGGGTCTTGCACGGCTTGTCATGTCCGTTTGCTGCCTGCGCAGCATCGTGCACGAAAGCTATCCCTGGCGCCGCTTCGGCCGGGTACGCCTGCGCCTGTCCGACCGCACGCTGGTGCCGTTCTCGACCCGCGGATTGCGCAATTTCTACGTTGTGCTGCCCGCCCATATGCTGGGGCAGGGCGACGAGGCCAAAGTCGCACTGGCCCATGAGTTTCAGCACATCCGACAGGGCGATATCACCTGGGAAATCGTGCTCGAGCTGCTGAAACCGCTCTTCTTTCTCAACCCGGCCTATCATGCCTGGAAACGGCAGGTCGAGCAGCTGCGCGAGCTGAGCTGCGACGCCCGCGTGCTCGCGCGCGGACGGATCGGCATCCGCGCCTATTGCGAAACGCTGATGAGCGTCTGTCAGCAGACCCTGCGGCGCGACCGGGTCTTTGCCGTGGCCATGCCCAAGGTGACGCTGGTGACCGCCGAACGCTCGGGCGGGCAGGGCGGCCTGGAACACCGGATCAAAACCCTGCTCAGCGCCTCTCAGAACCGCACGCCAAAAGGGGCCTTTGTCCTTGTCGGCCTGCCGCTCGTGGCCCTGATCCTAGGGGCTGCCATGGCCATCCAGAGCCCCGGCGACTGGAGCCAGGACCGGCTGATGCTCTCCACGGTCGTCAATCTGGAACGGCTCGACAAGATCAACAGCCTGACCACCTTCGGCGTGCCCCCCGGCGAATAG
- a CDS encoding DUF2160 domain-containing protein, protein MRLLLAALLLLPTAALANWNSVSAPKEESFSWTAPLWPSFWMAWTPVTFALFCGIFGAMALIATLEITRYRDGVERRGVFGLTTTLGDRLFITLLGTAYIFLAWLGLFGQPVWAPLGISIAWGLFVFWKV, encoded by the coding sequence ATGCGTCTGCTGCTTGCCGCCCTTCTGCTTCTGCCCACCGCCGCACTGGCCAACTGGAACAGCGTCAGCGCCCCGAAAGAGGAAAGCTTCAGCTGGACAGCCCCGCTCTGGCCCAGCTTCTGGATGGCCTGGACGCCGGTCACCTTCGCGCTTTTCTGCGGTATCTTCGGCGCGATGGCGCTGATCGCCACACTGGAAATCACCCGCTACCGCGACGGGGTGGAGCGGCGCGGCGTCTTTGGCCTCACCACCACCCTGGGCGACCGGCTGTTCATCACGCTTCTGGGCACCGCTTACATTTTCCTAGCCTGGCTCGGCCTCTTCGGTCAGCCGGTCTGGGCCCCGCTGGGGATATCCATCGCCTGGGGCCTCTTCGTGTTCTGGAAAGTGTGA
- a CDS encoding carbohydrate ABC transporter permease: MKTEYQKAWFFVLPVLLLVAFNALVPIMTVVNYSVQETFGNNVFFWQGLDWFEQILRSDRFQAALGRQFLFTFLILAIEVPLGIIIALSMPRKGFWVPVCLVLMALPMLIPWNVVGAMWNIFALPKIGLLGYFMNDVLGINYDMTQDPLAAWITIIVMDVWHWTSLVVLLAYAGLVSIPDAYYQAAKIDGASPWKVFRYIQLPKMKTVLTIAILLRFMDSFNIYTEPFVLTGGGPGNSTTLLSIDLVKIALGQFDLGPAAAMSLIYFAITLLVSWLFYTLMTKDDPQ; this comes from the coding sequence ATGAAAACCGAATATCAAAAGGCCTGGTTCTTCGTTCTGCCGGTGCTCTTGCTGGTGGCGTTCAACGCGCTCGTGCCGATCATGACCGTGGTCAACTACTCGGTGCAGGAAACCTTCGGCAACAACGTCTTCTTCTGGCAGGGGCTCGACTGGTTCGAACAGATTTTGCGCTCCGACCGGTTTCAGGCCGCTTTGGGCCGTCAGTTCCTCTTCACCTTCCTGATCCTCGCCATTGAGGTGCCGCTTGGTATCATCATCGCCCTTTCCATGCCGCGCAAAGGGTTCTGGGTGCCGGTCTGCCTCGTTCTCATGGCGCTGCCCATGCTGATCCCGTGGAACGTGGTGGGCGCGATGTGGAACATCTTCGCCCTGCCCAAGATCGGCCTGCTGGGCTATTTCATGAACGATGTGCTGGGCATCAACTATGACATGACACAGGACCCGCTCGCGGCCTGGATCACCATCATCGTCATGGATGTCTGGCACTGGACCTCGCTTGTCGTGCTCTTGGCCTATGCGGGGCTCGTGTCCATTCCCGACGCCTATTATCAGGCCGCCAAGATCGACGGGGCCAGCCCCTGGAAGGTGTTCCGCTATATCCAGCTGCCCAAGATGAAGACGGTGCTGACCATCGCCATCCTTCTGCGCTTCATGGACAGTTTCAACATCTATACCGAACCTTTCGTGCTGACCGGCGGCGGGCCCGGCAACTCCACGACCCTGCTTTCCATCGACCTTGTGAAGATCGCCCTTGGTCAGTTCGACCTCGGTCCGGCGGCGGCGATGAGCCTGATTTATTTTGCCATCACGCTGCTGGTCAGCTGGCTCTTCTACACCCTGATGACAAAGGATGACCCGCAATGA
- a CDS encoding M81 family metallopeptidase, with protein MRILVAGFQHETNTFGATRAGLPEFEMADSWPGMLRGAQVHDGLRGANLPLAGFLAAAEGQAEIVPVVWCAAEPSAHVTDEAYETITGMILDALRRERGLDGVYLDLHGAMVTQSHADGEGELLRRIREVVGPDMPVVISLDLHANVTAGMVRHASAMTMFRTYPHLDMAATGARAFPVLRHLVQGGQVFAAHRPLPYLLPLVAQHTWSPPMQGLYARAIAVGPAPHAWAEIAAGFTAADIAEMGPSVLAYGPSQAQADATADALYAACLEAEAEFDGGLLDPDEAVAEAMRRSAGAEAPVILADVQDNAGAGASSDTTGLLCALVEGGAQGAILGMLCDAEMAARAHAGGVGAVLDGALGGRAGTDPYEGRFVVEALSDGRFAFTGEMYAGCVAEIGPCAVLRVDDPRCDLRVVVTTLRCQCLDLACFTHLGLDPSSARLVAVKSTVHYRADFEPIASGIVNVAAPGLFPCRLETIPYERLRKGVRITPMGPVR; from the coding sequence ATGCGCATTCTTGTTGCCGGGTTTCAGCACGAGACCAACACCTTTGGCGCCACCCGCGCCGGCCTGCCCGAGTTCGAGATGGCCGACAGTTGGCCGGGCATGCTGCGCGGGGCGCAGGTGCATGACGGGCTCAGAGGGGCAAATCTGCCGCTGGCGGGGTTTCTTGCCGCGGCGGAGGGCCAGGCCGAGATCGTGCCCGTGGTCTGGTGCGCGGCGGAGCCGTCGGCCCATGTGACGGATGAGGCCTATGAGACGATCACCGGCATGATCCTTGACGCGTTGCGCCGGGAGCGCGGCCTCGATGGCGTCTATCTCGATCTGCACGGGGCGATGGTGACGCAAAGCCACGCCGATGGAGAGGGCGAGCTTTTGCGCCGGATCCGCGAGGTGGTCGGCCCGGATATGCCGGTTGTGATCAGTCTTGACTTGCATGCCAATGTGACGGCGGGGATGGTGCGCCATGCCTCGGCGATGACCATGTTCCGCACCTATCCGCATCTCGATATGGCCGCGACCGGTGCGCGGGCCTTTCCGGTGCTGCGGCATCTGGTGCAGGGCGGGCAGGTTTTCGCGGCGCACCGCCCCCTGCCCTATCTGTTGCCGCTGGTGGCGCAACATACCTGGTCACCGCCCATGCAAGGGCTTTACGCGCGGGCGATCGCGGTCGGGCCAGCGCCGCACGCCTGGGCCGAGATTGCCGCCGGGTTCACTGCCGCCGACATTGCCGAGATGGGGCCGAGCGTTCTGGCCTATGGGCCGAGCCAGGCTCAGGCGGATGCGACGGCGGATGCGCTTTACGCGGCCTGCCTTGAGGCGGAGGCGGAATTTGACGGTGGCCTGCTGGACCCGGACGAGGCCGTGGCCGAGGCGATGCGGCGGAGCGCGGGCGCGGAGGCCCCGGTGATCCTGGCCGATGTGCAGGACAATGCGGGCGCAGGGGCCAGTTCGGACACGACCGGGCTGTTATGCGCCCTGGTCGAGGGCGGGGCACAAGGCGCGATACTGGGCATGCTGTGCGATGCGGAGATGGCCGCACGGGCGCATGCCGGGGGTGTGGGCGCGGTGCTGGACGGGGCGCTTGGCGGCAGGGCGGGAACGGACCCGTATGAGGGGCGCTTTGTCGTCGAGGCGCTGAGCGACGGGCGCTTTGCCTTCACCGGCGAGATGTATGCCGGCTGCGTGGCCGAGATCGGCCCCTGCGCGGTACTGCGGGTGGATGACCCGCGCTGCGATCTGCGGGTCGTGGTCACGACGCTGCGCTGTCAGTGCCTCGATCTGGCATGCTTTACCCATCTCGGGCTGGACCCGTCCAGCGCCCGGCTGGTCGCGGTGAAAAGCACCGTGCATTACCGGGCGGATTTCGAACCCATCGCCTCAGGCATCGTCAATGTCGCCGCGCCGGGCCTCTTTCCCTGTCGGTTGGAGACGATCCCCTATGAGCGCCTGCGCAAGGGGGTGCGGATCACGCCGATGGGGCCGGTGCGTTAG
- a CDS encoding BlaI/MecI/CopY family transcriptional regulator: MKQKKKPDLLTEVELEFMTKLWALGEGTVRDVLAELPEGRDLAYTSAATILRILEQKGFVTSRKEGKRHVFVPTLAKDTYQIRSLKDLSAKLFDDAPAALVARLVSDESLSEEALGQIRALVDERLNDDTG, encoded by the coding sequence ATGAAACAGAAGAAGAAGCCGGACCTGCTGACCGAGGTCGAGCTGGAATTCATGACCAAGCTCTGGGCCCTGGGCGAAGGCACGGTGCGCGATGTTCTGGCCGAACTGCCCGAGGGGCGCGATCTGGCCTATACCTCTGCCGCGACCATCCTGCGTATTCTTGAGCAAAAGGGCTTTGTCACCTCCCGCAAGGAAGGCAAGCGGCATGTTTTCGTGCCGACACTGGCCAAGGACACCTATCAGATCCGGTCATTGAAAGACCTCTCGGCCAAGCTATTTGATGATGCGCCGGCCGCCCTTGTCGCGCGGCTGGTCAGCGATGAAAGCCTCAGCGAAGAGGCATTGGGGCAAATCCGGGCGCTCGTTGACGAAAGGTTGAACGATGATACCGGGTGA
- a CDS encoding aminotransferase class V-fold PLP-dependent enzyme, whose product MIQDNPALIDAIRSRFAHVDACPFQGPRIFFENAGGALTLKQVVDTSAIYAAIPDNQGRDNPAAHALVDTINRAKADMAVLMNASSGQFFCGESGTELLFRLIRTACVNAPKGAKVIGSSIEHPASRSAARRWADIAGLDYVNVPHDNATGMVTAEDYAALMTPDVAVATILHASPVTGMGMDVAAISKAIRAVAPEAYIIVDGIQHAAHGQMDIDSYNVDGYAISPYKVFSRHGYGLAWISDRLTALPHDMLIDAPATGWEFGTRDTGAYATMSDVVDYFDWLGGEVSDETDRRARIVAAGRAIHAYETYLTSAMINGTGNLPGLRDMEHVTVLAGEDNPAREGLVSIVVHGMASPDVVTALNNQGIRTHTRKADHYSGNVLTPLGLSDCIRISMCHYNTIGEVAQALAAIKALGDS is encoded by the coding sequence ATGATCCAAGACAATCCCGCCCTGATCGACGCCATCCGCAGCCGTTTCGCGCATGTCGATGCCTGCCCGTTCCAGGGCCCGCGCATCTTCTTTGAAAATGCCGGTGGCGCGCTGACGCTCAAGCAGGTGGTGGACACCTCAGCCATCTATGCTGCCATTCCTGACAATCAGGGGCGCGACAACCCCGCGGCGCATGCGCTGGTGGATACGATCAACCGGGCCAAGGCGGATATGGCGGTGCTCATGAACGCCTCCTCGGGTCAGTTCTTCTGCGGCGAAAGCGGGACGGAGCTGCTGTTTCGCCTGATCCGCACGGCCTGTGTGAACGCGCCGAAAGGGGCCAAGGTCATCGGGTCCTCCATCGAACACCCGGCCTCCCGCTCGGCCGCGCGGCGCTGGGCTGACATCGCGGGGCTGGATTATGTGAACGTCCCGCATGACAATGCAACCGGCATGGTGACGGCAGAGGATTACGCCGCGCTCATGACACCTGATGTGGCCGTGGCCACGATCCTGCATGCCTCGCCCGTGACCGGCATGGGCATGGATGTGGCCGCCATTTCCAAGGCGATCCGCGCGGTCGCACCCGAGGCTTATATCATCGTCGACGGCATCCAGCACGCCGCGCATGGCCAGATGGATATCGACAGCTACAACGTGGATGGCTACGCGATCTCGCCCTACAAGGTGTTTTCCCGCCACGGCTATGGCCTGGCTTGGATTTCCGACCGGCTGACGGCGCTGCCGCATGACATGCTGATCGACGCGCCCGCCACGGGGTGGGAGTTCGGCACGCGTGATACGGGCGCCTATGCCACCATGTCGGACGTGGTCGACTATTTCGACTGGCTGGGGGGGGAAGTCTCGGACGAAACCGACCGCAGGGCGCGCATCGTCGCGGCGGGCCGCGCCATTCACGCCTATGAGACCTATCTGACCAGCGCCATGATCAACGGCACCGGCAACCTGCCCGGTCTGCGGGACATGGAGCATGTGACCGTGCTGGCGGGCGAGGACAACCCCGCGCGCGAGGGGCTGGTGTCAATCGTGGTCCACGGCATGGCCTCGCCCGATGTGGTGACGGCGCTGAACAACCAGGGGATCCGCACCCATACGCGCAAGGCCGACCATTACAGCGGCAACGTGCTCACCCCGCTCGGCCTCAGCGACTGCATCCGCATTTCCATGTGCCATTACAACACCATCGGCGAAGTGGCACAGGCGCTGGCGGCGATCAAGGCGCTGGGCGACAGCTAA
- a CDS encoding carbohydrate ABC transporter permease, translated as MRKRALIPILYILFLMLPIYWLVAMSFKTTNDILAGFSLFPEEITFDNYRTIFTDPTWYWGYINSIIYVSLNTVISICVALPAAYAFSRYRFLGDKQLFFWLLTNRMAPAAVFALPFFQLYSSVGLFDTHLAVALAHCLFNIPLAVWILEGFMRGVPKELDETAYVDGYSFPRFFVTIFLPSIKAGVGVAAFFCFMFSWVELLLAKTLTAVAAKPIAATMTKTASSAGYELGLLAAAGTLTIIPGAIVIYFVRNYIAKGFALGRV; from the coding sequence ATGAGAAAACGCGCCCTCATCCCCATCCTCTATATCCTCTTCCTGATGCTGCCGATCTACTGGCTCGTCGCGATGAGCTTCAAGACGACCAACGATATCCTCGCCGGCTTCAGCCTCTTCCCCGAAGAGATCACCTTCGACAATTACCGGACCATCTTCACCGATCCGACCTGGTACTGGGGCTATATCAACTCGATCATCTATGTCTCGCTCAACACGGTCATTTCGATCTGCGTGGCACTGCCTGCGGCCTATGCCTTCTCGCGTTACAGGTTTCTGGGCGACAAGCAGCTGTTCTTCTGGCTGCTGACCAACCGTATGGCCCCGGCGGCGGTCTTCGCGCTGCCCTTCTTTCAGCTTTATTCCTCCGTTGGCCTCTTTGACACGCATCTTGCCGTGGCGCTGGCCCATTGCCTCTTCAACATCCCGCTCGCGGTCTGGATCCTCGAAGGCTTCATGCGTGGCGTGCCGAAAGAGCTGGATGAGACCGCCTATGTCGACGGCTATTCCTTCCCGCGCTTTTTCGTGACGATCTTCCTGCCATCGATCAAGGCGGGCGTGGGTGTGGCGGCGTTCTTCTGCTTCATGTTCTCCTGGGTGGAGCTTCTCTTGGCCAAGACCCTGACCGCCGTGGCCGCCAAACCCATCGCCGCGACCATGACCAAGACGGCGTCCTCTGCGGGCTACGAGCTGGGCCTGCTGGCCGCCGCCGGAACACTGACCATCATCCCCGGCGCCATCGTGATCTATTTCGTGCGCAACTATATCGCCAAGGGCTTTGCCCTGGGGAGGGTGTGA